Sequence from the Fragaria vesca subsp. vesca linkage group LG4, FraVesHawaii_1.0, whole genome shotgun sequence genome:
AGAGAGCAGTAAAATCCTAAACTTGACCTTTAGTTATCAATAACTGATGTTGAAGTAAACCAAGTTCCAACTATACTCAATACTCAATAGCTGTTAAAATAAATTTAATCAACTAATAAACGAAATCAAAATGAATGTATATGATAACCTGTTGGCCAGCTCGCTTATAAACATCAAGGGCTTTAACTGCTTCATGTCTTGGCATCTCAAAAAACTGCACCCAAAACCAAATTTCAGAGTTCAAGAAACAAAAACCCATTTGTTCACTTGGTATATGCTCACATAACATAACCAGTCTACCTTATCAACAAGATTTATAATTCCATCATTGACAGCGCAATATATTTTAAAGCTCTCCTTCAGTACCTGAAATTGCAGAATCAACAGTCAGATACAAAATCAAATATATTCAATTGTCTAGTATTCTAGATTTACCAGTTTGATGGCTTCTATCAGAACTTGATACCCTATTAATAATTAAAATAATAATTTCCATTTGTAAGACTATATACATAGAATTTCCCTATCTAAGACTATAAAAAGATAAAAATCGGTGATTCTGAGACATACCAGCGCCAGTGCATACTGTATAACATAATTCATGACAGCTGCTCCTTCTGGCTGCAAATTCAGAATGCATAATCAATATTTTTGCACAAAAACTCTCTACACATATACATGTTGTATATACATCATACAGTATCTAGAATATCAAGATTCAGAACATGTTTGGGTGAAGTAGACAAAGCACAAGTTCAAGATATACTACCCGGCAACCAATGAGGCGATACAACAGCTGCTGTAAAGCAGGTAAGTGGTCCAATAGTTCTTCACTATCCAATTCTCGAGTTCTACTGTATCCCTGTGAGAATAAAAAAAGGCAATAAGCAAACAAAAAGAATGGGATTGTGATTCTTTGGCAGTTACAACCAGAAAAATCTCATACCAATGAAATTTAGGTTACCTATTCAATAACCTAAAACAAATTATTTTAACCAAAGGTTCCTCACCAAATTATCATAAAAATGCTGCCAGAATATTTTGTTCCCTTGTCCTAGAAGGTATTATAGCTCATATGGAAAGTAGTTAAGTACCTTCTCCTGCGCCTGGGCAGGTCTCGGAAGACGTTCAGCTTCAATGTCATACTTCAGAACCCTAAAGCATTCAAGCCGTTCCTCTAAAAACAATGCATATGTACGCACCCAGGCAGAGCAATCCCAGGCTACAAAACGGGGGAAAAAAAGAAACATATATAAAAGTGAAGTTATAAACATAATTCTGTTGATAGCTTGGTAGTGACAGGCAAAATAGAAAGAACAGATGATACGGGTGGTCAAACTCACCAATGGGACTGGAGTCGTCTTTAAAATTAGAAAGCTGGAGAATGCGTCCTCTCTGAGAGAAATTTACAAGTTCTTCCCTGAAGGTAGGATCACCCTCCCTCAAAGTCCTATGGATAACAATCAGCGTTTTTAAAGCCACCTGCCAATGCCAAGCATGGAAATCAAACAAAACGCAAAATGATGATACATAACCAAAAGAATCTTTCACAAGTCGCAACTTCACAACGACATAAACAACTACCTACACACTACATTAAGTACAAAAAAGAAGAACTACTGCAACAACAACATATAGTGTGCATTTCTAACTCCAAGAAGACTAAAATCGAGATCCACACGCACGAGAACATGCTCTATTCCTCATCAAAATCAACTCCAACACAAAAACCGCAACCGAAACGTATCACATTGCGATTTAACAAGGGGAAAAAAGGCAAAGCAATCAGCATACCGTCCAATTGTGAGTCTTGCTCAATCGTCTCGAAAGAGCATTAATGCAGTAAGCAACATCCGCCCGTGGTCGAATCGCCGACGTGGCAAACAGAATTTCTGCACAAAAAACCACACAACTCCTCAAAATTCAAGCCAAAAAAAATAAAAAATCGAAAATCGAACGGATCTGATTCACAAGAAGAAAAAGAAAAGAAGACCTACTTCTGAGGTGTCTCTCTTTCGGAGGACACTCGACGTGGTTCGTCGCCTTGACTATAGCAACATCCAAATCCTAATTTCACCAAATCCAAATTTAGACAACACAAAATGAAATTCAACTCTGTTTCAATTCCTCGAAAATCGATGAATTTTTTTTACCGCGTAATCGCTGTTGACGTGTGCGAGTCCGACTTTGGTGGTGTCCTTGATGGCGCCGTAGGCTTTTCTCCACGACTGAAGCGTCCCCATTCTTCTCTCTCTAGATCGGCGGCGCTTTCTCTCTCTAGAAATTGAAGCGGTGACTTGGCTCGCAGGCCTCGTTTCTCTCTCTCTCCGATGCTCTTGGGGGATATGAGAGAGAGAAAGGGAAAGGAAAGGAAAGGAAGAGAAATAACGAATCAGAGAAACGCAGAGAAGAAGAAGGATTTAGCAGTGAAGCGACGTCGTAACGCGTAGCTTCTACTATTTTAATGGACTGGCCAGCCTCTTTGGCTTTTTGGCGGCCCCCTGCTTCGGTGTTGTGTCATGACCTCATCATTGACATGATCAAACTGTGGCCCAATATTTACCACCATACGAAGTATACATCACATTTTCGTATATAATACACATTCACCTAAATCTCGATTTTACCATGTTCACCGGGTAACTTTCACTGGTTCATAGTTTAATCAGGGTAGAAAATAATAAAAAATTTGGTCATAATAGTTGGAGGGTTTAAGTCCATCCGGAAGTGAAAATATCCGACTCAAACTTAAAATAATACTTATCGAAAGTTTATGCATAAAACATGTGAAATACGTGATGAGTTATTATTGTAAGTATTGCGTAAACTTGCTCAGTCACTCGAAGATACGAGATACATCTATATACATGTCGGATCTCTTACGTGTTCATTTTAATCGAGTATCACGTATCAGAACACTCCTATATATTCCGGAAATAGTAAGGCTTTTACGTATACATTCTAGTAAAAGACTGTTAGAAGGTGAGAAGAACAAATATTATATTTTATAAAACAGATGGTTGCCAGACGAAGTCGGTGACCTGAGAAACAAGTAATCTAGAACAACAAGCGTAGCTGGTCGAAGAACAAATAAAGAACAAGAAGCAGTAGAGCTGCACGTGCATCTTGTTCTCCAGCGACTCGCCAGAGGCTTCAAGCTCATTTTCCAGAATAATTAACCAGGGTGGTAGATTCTCTTTTCATTTTTCAATAATTGTTGTATTATTAATTGGTTCCCTAAAGATTCAACATCGGAAGCAATTGAACAGATAGTTTTCCAGAAGTATTTGACCAAGGAAAATATTTAGGTAGTCCGCCCACCAAGAATTTGATTTGAATTATCAAACTCGATCAATCCATGAACAAAGGTCAAAGAACTTAGCACTGCATTTAAGATTATAGACAATGTGGTCAAATTCGAACTAGAACTTCATACGAATCTGATGAGGCGATGAGATAACATTTTGTTACACATTTCGACTTTTAACCCATGAACACAATGTAAGATTATGACTTAACCTCGACGTATCATTACTAATTTCATTTGTATATTGGGTGTTGTAAACCAAATTGGTTTTACATAGTTGTGCTCCTACTAGTCTACAAAGAGAGATACATTTGAACACAAAATTTAAGGTTCACATAATGAGGTCATTAAGAATTGGGATGTTTAGCTTGATGGCTCCAACGGCAACTAGGAGTGAGAAAGCCCAGATTGGTAGTATCCACAAGAACACAAACTTCAGAATTTGTTTGCCTGCAACAACATTAGGTTGAAGAGCCATTAGTGTCATCTTCATCTTTCACTTTTGGCACAACCATAACCATTTTCACAGAGAGAAGCTGAAGAAAAAGAAAACGGATTACCATTTGAACGGAACCCTCTTTCGGTTTGATTGGTTACCCACTCTCCTGTCTCCCGGAGCTGCTTCTCCACTGGCCCTTCAAACTTGCTAAAGTTCATCATCGACATGTCGAACTTCGCAACATTTTCTTCTTCCACATCCCTTTAAAAACAAACATATTCTCGCAGTATCATTAGTCATTACACAACTGCAGTAGTTGAACCGAACTCTAGAAGTGAGGAGCTTACGAGTTGTCAGCATCGCGAAACCTTCCAGCACCAATGACACGTTCGATTTCGATGACAGAAGGCTGGTTTGGCTTGCGGCGTTGCAAGTTTGGTTGCGGCTTCTTTCCTGGCAATGGTGGAGTTGTTCTGCTGCGCATCGGAAGTTTTGTGTTGTTGTTAGTAGCATGGAGAGATGGTGGTGGTGATGAAGAGCCATTGTTGTTGTTGGGAAGAGAAGCATGAGCAAGGTTTTTGGTTAGGGAAAGACAAGAGGATAAGCTAGACATTGTGGGTGGTGGTGGAGCTTCTCAACTGTCTATTCTTTCTGGAAGTATTTAGCACAGCTCTGTTAGTTTGCATATATCATTTAATATCTTGAAAAAGTTAAAACTTGAACAGATTCACAGTAAAAACAAAAATGGGTTTTACAAGGATGAAATTGATTCATAACATGGCCTAATTTTCTTACAAGCAATACTCTTATTGTGCCTGAAATCCTTAAAAATGAATGACAAATTTGGCGCTCACCGAAATGATGACAACTAATTTTGTCTTCCGATTAAGGGTAGAAGTCATTCAAAATTATGAACCTTTCTGAGTAAAAATATATCACATATGTATAAACTCTTCACTGGCTTCAGTAAAGTTCAATGATGACAAAACTGATGAACAAGGATAAAAATGTTAGGCACTGCTTTCTAATGTAGGTAGAGTTCTCAGTAAATGTAGTGCCCGTCTCCACTGTGGTCTTTCTGATAGAACTATTCTCCGCAAAACTGGTACAGCTCCAGCAGATAGAATTGCCGAATGGTTCTCACTGTCCATGCTAAGATTATACAATATAGCCAAACATGCTTCGACAGCCCTGTCACTACCTTCTTCAATCAGTTCCACCAAAGGAAAAATTCCTCCCTGTGCAGCAACTGCTCGAGTGGAATCAACCACCCCTTCAGAGATTATTCTGTTGAGTTCTATAACGGCAGCTTCCTTTGACTGCAGGGAGAAAGAGGTCTTGAGCTGCTCCATGAGTCTGGGAATAGTCTCGTGGAGAGTTACTTCCATGTTGATTGGGTCATCGACATTTAGTCTGGGACCAGAAAGAGAACCAAGTTTCACCAAACAACCAGCAGCCCAATCTTTGTTGCGGACGGGAATATCAGACTTCAGAATATTGCAGAGCAATTTGGTGAAATGGGCAGTGTCTATCTTTTGGCAAAACCTGTCAGAGTCTAGCAGTTTTGTTAATAGCCGGGAGGCTGCTGATATAACAAGACCGGCTTCTTCAACTTCCAGGACATGTTTCCCTGGCTGCTGATAATCTACTTCAGATTCCATGTCTGCTAAATATCACACTCAAACAGAATAAACAAACTGAATACTCAAATCTGAAACCAACCCCCTTTATTTCTTCTTAGTACCATAAAATAAAAATAATTTCAGCTTTTAATTTTAAACTCGATCTTCTGTGATAAAACCAAATAATATTTTCCCTTTTCAAAATTATTAGTTGTGAGGACAGAATTATGCATACACTGAACAAGCAAAACATTAGTGCTTACTAAACCCATTTAGTTCCAAATCAGTTTGATTAGAATTGCATAAGGCAAAACCAATAAATTAACGTACATATATCACAATTTACTGTACATGAAAATATTCCCCCTACCTTCAAGGACCTTTTGCTGGAGTACAACATCCAAACCAGATTCTATATCCACTGAAGTGATGGTTTCCATGCTTGGGTCAATAACTGTACAGAACTCGAGGATGGAAGCAGCTTTTCTTTGTAATCTCGGGGTTGGGGTCTTTAATATCTCGAGAAGACGAGTGATAACCACAGAATCAAGCACATTTTCCCTGCATATTTGTTATATGAAGAAATAAGCATTAAATGATTGTTTGTCAGAAAAGTTCGAATGCTATTTATTTCTTTTCTGGGTAACATGGACAAAAAGAACTTATGAGACAATATGCCTGAAAATTCAAATTAATAATATTTTCTGAATATTGCATGATCTGTGAGAGGATGACGCATGAAATTTGCAGACAAAATGTAAACTTTATCCGTCTTTTTCTTAAAGAGGACCAAGAAAGCAGGCACTCAAACACAATGACATAC
This genomic interval carries:
- the LOC101304665 gene encoding uncharacterized protein LOC101304665, with protein sequence MSSLSSCLSLTKNLAHASLPNNNNGSSSPPPSLHATNNNTKLPMRSRTTPPLPGKKPQPNLQRRKPNQPSVIEIERVIGAGRFRDADNSDVEEENVAKFDMSMMNFSKFEGPVEKQLRETGEWVTNQTERGFRSNGKQILKFVFLWILPIWAFSLLVAVGAIKLNIPILNDLIM